A single genomic interval of Apis cerana isolate GH-2021 linkage group LG2, AcerK_1.0, whole genome shotgun sequence harbors:
- the LOC107999613 gene encoding ras GTPase-activating protein 3 isoform X2 has translation MAEETRLVRVEERLKIKIGEVKNLQSRNHGSPGARDVYCVLSLDQEEIFRTTTMERTLNPFFGEEFQFEVPRKFRYLGIYVYDRDRHLKQDKILGKVAIKREDLTTYHNKEHWFPLRPVDADSEVQGKAHLELSLQSQIGHAQSKLTVRVIECSELTIKNGGCDPFAIVTVIYSNGKQVLKRTKIKKKTVSPYFNETFIFEPEITESKEKDISHYSLEHGEVNEVVVGLWHASSGMGEQPAFLGEVRVTLRGLQKQSTNSTTAWYFLQPRAVKHRPNKISNSSTSPGVLPGLGSLRLKIHYTADHVFPSAMYDRLRNLLLQSVNIQPITSSAVYILGEIVSSKMEAAQPLVRVLVHYGQLVSVMRALASHEISKLTDPTTIFRGNTLVSKMMDEGMRLAGLHYLHSTLRPAMKQVFLEKKSCEIDPTRVKDANTIQTNLTNLKEYVERVFTAITTSGVRCPSLMCEMFWCLKELAAMHFPKNKEVRYSVISGFIFLRFFAPAILGPRLFDITTEQIDSQTNRTLTLISKTIQSLGNLVSCRGGAGSVCKEEYMECVYREFYTEKHIQAVKQFLELISTSSNSNIAKQRTNTQQEQPIVLKEGVMIKRAQGRKRFGRKNFKQRYFKLTTQDLSYSKTKGKEPLCKIPLEEILAVEKLHEDSFKMKNIFQIIQSQRALYVQAGNCVEEKEWIDILTKICRTNSNRLEKYHPSAYINGHWLCCKAVAEIAPGCSEVSPGVEAGLRMVLDPDRDLQRIHSLIFTNMPRLETLMSACECQAVYGANDMCIIPGGGSPIEDVPSCFKTLTALREAAYALQHEHRAYFRRLARDTKYGSKQAPIGDDNYLHLAARAGFEGQLTKRAYEIDNLNHYIESDHCYDSGLSRRIEDQQSYDETFRKRLDSGSIHRRYENENNILRRYENNTEIIKSIQNDLKTFDHSLNNTFRTDNSEKNVNLENNKILDNSNVLAIDEINISSTLHSRKFNSYDHTKILNECTVTKFKGGKSDISCNSINDHTN, from the exons ATGGCCGAAGAGACGCGCCTAGTTCGCGTtgaagaaagattaaaaataaaaattg GTGaggtaaaaaatttacaaagcaGAAATCATGGATCTCCTGGTGCAAGAGATGTATATTGTGTATTATCTCTTGatcaagaagaaatatttagaacaaCAACAATGGAAAGAACTctcaa tccATTTTTTGgagaagaatttcaatttgaagtGCCTAGAAAATTTCGTTATCTTGGAATTTATGTTTATGATCGCGATAGACATttaaaacaagataaaattttggGTAAAGTAGcaataaaaagagaagattTGACAACATACCATAATAAAGAACATTGGTTTCCATTGAGACCAGTTGATGCTGATTCTGAAGTGCAAGGTAAAGCACATTTGGAACTTTCTCTCCAATCTCAAATTGGACATGCTCAATCTAAGCTTACAGTAAG gGTGATAGAATGTAGTgaattaactattaaaaatggTGGCTGTGATCCATTTGCAATTGTTACAGTCATCTATAGTAATGGCAAACAAGTATTAAAAcgcacaaaaattaaaaaaaaaacagtatctccatattttaatgaaacatttatttttgag ccaGAAATAACAGaatctaaagaaaaagatatttcccATTATTCTCTTGAACATGGAGAAGTGAATGAAGTAGTTGTAGGTTTATGGCATGCATCTTCAGGAATGGGAGAACAACCAGCTTTTCTTGGGGAAGTTAGAGTTACTTTAAGAGGTCTACAAAAACAATCAACTAATTCAACAACTGCATG gtATTTTTTACAACCTAGAGCAGTAAAACATCgtccaaataaaatttcaaatagttCCACGTCACCTGGTGTACTTCCAGGTTTAGGATCTCTgcgattaaaaatacattatacagCTGATCATGTTTTTCCATCAGCAATGTATGATAGACttagaaatttgttattacaaAGTGTTAATATTCAACCAATAACATCTTCTGCTGTTTATATTTTGGGAGAAATTGTATCAAGTAAAATGGAAGCAGCTCAACCATTAGTTAGGGTATTAGTACATTACGGTCAATTGGTTTCTGTAATGAGAGCTTTAGCTAGTcatgaaatttctaaattaac tgatCCAACAACAATATTTCGTGGCAATACATTAGTAAGTAAGATGATGGATGAAGGTATGAGATTAGCAGGTCTCCATTATTTACATAGTACTCTTCGACCAGCTATGAAACAAgtctttttagaaaaaaaatcatgtgaAATAGATCCAACAAGAGTAAAGGATGCAAATACGATTCaaactaatttaacaaatttaaag gAATATGTTGAGAGAGTATTTACTGCTATTACAACATCTGGTGTACGATGTCCATCATTAATGTGTGAAATGTTTTGGTGTTTAAAAGAACTTGCAGCAAtgcattttccaaaaaataaagaagtaaGATATTCAGTCATCAgtggatttatttttttacgattttttgcTCCTGCAATATTGGGTCCaagattatttgatattactaCTGAACAAATT gatTCTCAGACTAATAGAactttaacattaatttctaaaacaatTCAAAGTCTAGGAAATTTAGTAAGTTGTAGAGGAGGAGCAGGTAGTGTTtgtaaagaagaatatatggAATGCGTGTACag AGAGTTTTATACAGAAAAGCATATACAAGcagttaaacaatttttagaattaatatcaactagtagtaatagtaatattgcAAAACAACGAACAAATACTCAACAAGAACAACCAATTGTATTAAAAGAAGG agTAATGATTAAAAGGGCACAAGGTAGAAAACGCTTTGgtcggaaaaattttaaacaaagatattttaagCTTACTACACAGGATTTGTCttattcaaaaacaaaag GCAAGGAACCTTTATGTAAAATACCACTTGAAGAAATATTGGCAGTTGAAAAACTTCATgaagattcttttaaaatgaaaaatatatttcaaattattcaatcacAGAGGGCATTGTATGTTCAAGCAGGAAATTGTGTAGAAGAAAAGGAATGgattgatattttaacaaaaatttgtcgTACAAATAGTAatcgattagaaaaatatcatcCAAGTGCATATATTAATGGCCATTGGCTTTG TTGTAAAGCAGTAGCAGAAATTGCTCCAGGGTGTAGTGAAGTATCACCGGGAGTAGAAGCTGGATTGCGTATGGTTCTAGATCCAGATCGAGATTTGCAACGAATACATTctctaatatttacaaatatgcCACGTCTCGAAACTTTAATGAGTGCGTGTGAGTGTCAAGCTGTTTATGGGGCTAATGATATGTGTATTATACCGGGTGGTGGATCTCCTATAGAAGATGTGCCATCttgttttaaaactttaactgCATTAAGAGAAGCTGCATATGCTTTACAGCATGAACATAGAGCTTATTTTAGGAGATTAGCACGTGATACTAAATATGGAAGCAA gCAAGCTCCAATTGGAGATGACAATTACCTTCATTTAGCTGCAAGAGCTGGATTTGAAGGCCAATTAACAAAACGTGCTTATGAAATAGATAATCTAAATCACTATATAGAATCAGATCATTGTTATGACAGTGGACTTTCTAGACGAATAGAGGATCAACAGTCATATGATGAAACATTTAGAAAACGTCTAGATTCTGGTTCAATACATCGTAGGtatgaaaacgaaaataatatactacgacgatatgaaaataataccgaaattattaaaagtattcaGAATGATCTCAAAACATTTGATCATAGTCTAAATAATACGTTTAGAACagataattctgaaaaaaatgtaaatttagaaaacaataaaattttagataattcaaatgttttagcaatagatgaaattaatatttctagtaCATTACACTCAAGAAAATTCAATAGCTATGACcatactaaaatattaaatgaatgtaCAGTAACAAAGTTTAAAGGTGGTAAATCTGATATATCTTGTAATTCTATAAATGATCAtactaattaa
- the LOC107999613 gene encoding GTPase-activating protein isoform X3, with product MERTLNPFFGEEFQFEVPRKFRYLGIYVYDRDRHLKQDKILGKVAIKREDLTTYHNKEHWFPLRPVDADSEVQGKAHLELSLQSQIGHAQSKLTVRVIECSELTIKNGGCDPFAIVTVIYSNGKQVLKRTKIKKKTVSPYFNETFIFEPEITESKEKDISHYSLEHGEVNEVVVGLWHASSGMGEQPAFLGEVRVTLRGLQKQSTNSTTAWYFLQPRAVKHRPNKISNSSTSPGVLPGLGSLRLKIHYTADHVFPSAMYDRLRNLLLQSVNIQPITSSAVYILGEIVSSKMEAAQPLVRVLVHYGQLVSVMRALASHEISKLTDPTTIFRGNTLVSKMMDEGMRLAGLHYLHSTLRPAMKQVFLEKKSCEIDPTRVKDANTIQTNLTNLKEYVERVFTAITTSGVRCPSLMCEMFWCLKELAAMHFPKNKEVRYSVISGFIFLRFFAPAILGPRLFDITTEQIDSQTNRTLTLISKTIQSLGNLVSCRGGAGSVCKEEYMECVYREFYTEKHIQAVKQFLELISTSSNSNIAKQRTNTQQEQPIVLKEGIYFLFMHTADCKKRVMIKRAQGRKRFGRKNFKQRYFKLTTQDLSYSKTKGKEPLCKIPLEEILAVEKLHEDSFKMKNIFQIIQSQRALYVQAGNCVEEKEWIDILTKICRTNSNRLEKYHPSAYINGHWLCCKAVAEIAPGCSEVSPGVEAGLRMVLDPDRDLQRIHSLIFTNMPRLETLMSACECQAVYGANDMCIIPGGGSPIEDVPSCFKTLTALREAAYALQHEHRAYFRRLARDTKYGSKQAPIGDDNYLHLAARAGFEGQLTKRAYEIDNLNHYIESDHCYDSGLSRRIEDQQSYDETFRKRLDSGSIHRRYENENNILRRYENNTEIIKSIQNDLKTFDHSLNNTFRTDNSEKNVNLENNKILDNSNVLAIDEINISSTLHSRKFNSYDHTKILNECTVTKFKGGKSDISCNSINDHTN from the exons ATGGAAAGAACTctcaa tccATTTTTTGgagaagaatttcaatttgaagtGCCTAGAAAATTTCGTTATCTTGGAATTTATGTTTATGATCGCGATAGACATttaaaacaagataaaattttggGTAAAGTAGcaataaaaagagaagattTGACAACATACCATAATAAAGAACATTGGTTTCCATTGAGACCAGTTGATGCTGATTCTGAAGTGCAAGGTAAAGCACATTTGGAACTTTCTCTCCAATCTCAAATTGGACATGCTCAATCTAAGCTTACAGTAAG gGTGATAGAATGTAGTgaattaactattaaaaatggTGGCTGTGATCCATTTGCAATTGTTACAGTCATCTATAGTAATGGCAAACAAGTATTAAAAcgcacaaaaattaaaaaaaaaacagtatctccatattttaatgaaacatttatttttgag ccaGAAATAACAGaatctaaagaaaaagatatttcccATTATTCTCTTGAACATGGAGAAGTGAATGAAGTAGTTGTAGGTTTATGGCATGCATCTTCAGGAATGGGAGAACAACCAGCTTTTCTTGGGGAAGTTAGAGTTACTTTAAGAGGTCTACAAAAACAATCAACTAATTCAACAACTGCATG gtATTTTTTACAACCTAGAGCAGTAAAACATCgtccaaataaaatttcaaatagttCCACGTCACCTGGTGTACTTCCAGGTTTAGGATCTCTgcgattaaaaatacattatacagCTGATCATGTTTTTCCATCAGCAATGTATGATAGACttagaaatttgttattacaaAGTGTTAATATTCAACCAATAACATCTTCTGCTGTTTATATTTTGGGAGAAATTGTATCAAGTAAAATGGAAGCAGCTCAACCATTAGTTAGGGTATTAGTACATTACGGTCAATTGGTTTCTGTAATGAGAGCTTTAGCTAGTcatgaaatttctaaattaac tgatCCAACAACAATATTTCGTGGCAATACATTAGTAAGTAAGATGATGGATGAAGGTATGAGATTAGCAGGTCTCCATTATTTACATAGTACTCTTCGACCAGCTATGAAACAAgtctttttagaaaaaaaatcatgtgaAATAGATCCAACAAGAGTAAAGGATGCAAATACGATTCaaactaatttaacaaatttaaag gAATATGTTGAGAGAGTATTTACTGCTATTACAACATCTGGTGTACGATGTCCATCATTAATGTGTGAAATGTTTTGGTGTTTAAAAGAACTTGCAGCAAtgcattttccaaaaaataaagaagtaaGATATTCAGTCATCAgtggatttatttttttacgattttttgcTCCTGCAATATTGGGTCCaagattatttgatattactaCTGAACAAATT gatTCTCAGACTAATAGAactttaacattaatttctaaaacaatTCAAAGTCTAGGAAATTTAGTAAGTTGTAGAGGAGGAGCAGGTAGTGTTtgtaaagaagaatatatggAATGCGTGTACag AGAGTTTTATACAGAAAAGCATATACAAGcagttaaacaatttttagaattaatatcaactagtagtaatagtaatattgcAAAACAACGAACAAATACTCAACAAGAACAACCAATTGTATTAAAAGAAGG aatatattttctcttcatGCATACTGCTGATTGTAAGAAGAG agTAATGATTAAAAGGGCACAAGGTAGAAAACGCTTTGgtcggaaaaattttaaacaaagatattttaagCTTACTACACAGGATTTGTCttattcaaaaacaaaag GCAAGGAACCTTTATGTAAAATACCACTTGAAGAAATATTGGCAGTTGAAAAACTTCATgaagattcttttaaaatgaaaaatatatttcaaattattcaatcacAGAGGGCATTGTATGTTCAAGCAGGAAATTGTGTAGAAGAAAAGGAATGgattgatattttaacaaaaatttgtcgTACAAATAGTAatcgattagaaaaatatcatcCAAGTGCATATATTAATGGCCATTGGCTTTG TTGTAAAGCAGTAGCAGAAATTGCTCCAGGGTGTAGTGAAGTATCACCGGGAGTAGAAGCTGGATTGCGTATGGTTCTAGATCCAGATCGAGATTTGCAACGAATACATTctctaatatttacaaatatgcCACGTCTCGAAACTTTAATGAGTGCGTGTGAGTGTCAAGCTGTTTATGGGGCTAATGATATGTGTATTATACCGGGTGGTGGATCTCCTATAGAAGATGTGCCATCttgttttaaaactttaactgCATTAAGAGAAGCTGCATATGCTTTACAGCATGAACATAGAGCTTATTTTAGGAGATTAGCACGTGATACTAAATATGGAAGCAA gCAAGCTCCAATTGGAGATGACAATTACCTTCATTTAGCTGCAAGAGCTGGATTTGAAGGCCAATTAACAAAACGTGCTTATGAAATAGATAATCTAAATCACTATATAGAATCAGATCATTGTTATGACAGTGGACTTTCTAGACGAATAGAGGATCAACAGTCATATGATGAAACATTTAGAAAACGTCTAGATTCTGGTTCAATACATCGTAGGtatgaaaacgaaaataatatactacgacgatatgaaaataataccgaaattattaaaagtattcaGAATGATCTCAAAACATTTGATCATAGTCTAAATAATACGTTTAGAACagataattctgaaaaaaatgtaaatttagaaaacaataaaattttagataattcaaatgttttagcaatagatgaaattaatatttctagtaCATTACACTCAAGAAAATTCAATAGCTATGACcatactaaaatattaaatgaatgtaCAGTAACAAAGTTTAAAGGTGGTAAATCTGATATATCTTGTAATTCTATAAATGATCAtactaattaa